One part of the Eucalyptus grandis isolate ANBG69807.140 chromosome 10, ASM1654582v1, whole genome shotgun sequence genome encodes these proteins:
- the LOC104422653 gene encoding LOW QUALITY PROTEIN: uncharacterized protein LOC104422653 (The sequence of the model RefSeq protein was modified relative to this genomic sequence to represent the inferred CDS: inserted 1 base in 1 codon), whose amino-acid sequence MPMAMAKSLSLAPKSLLFLRPFVSPAVLALSSSSFPPAPPRFFSTTSTPYPLQYDLIVNRPTQSSLARTRPRLGGGGGGESAPDPDPDPDPDASERPDVELGFDDWADRKLSXGADPGMDKSKRKYYSKRMKRMYGSDSEDERRRSEAEGGFVELRPEVVEFHRLHKREEELYFYDAFAYPWEKDKHYKMVYQLEKKYFPEHCLDKAFLEPGESGGTKGNAGAKGKKDKGRVNEGKEKMEDKKLVFFEKEEKKDGDDLTREEGKKDVMEKKVEEFFKCLKKVPSEKNAVTEGEPYVLTRSTELPPRWDGPHGTVVLINKPKGWTSFTVCGKLRRLVKVKKVGHAGTLDPMATGLLIVCVGKATKLVETYQGMVKGYSGVFRLGEATSTLDADSPIIQREPWEHIKDEDIKRTAASFLGEIWQVPPMFSAIKVGGEKMYDKARRGETVELSPRRISILKFDIERSLEDRQNLIFRVMCSKGTYIRSLCADFGKTLSSCAHLTALRRDSIGQYSADDAWDFKDLEEAITKGYF is encoded by the exons ATGCCGATGGCGATGGCGAAATCGCTCTCCCTCGCCCCCAaatccctcctcttcctccgcccCTTCGTGTCTCCTGCCGTCCTCGCTCTCTCGTCGTCCTCGTTTCCCCCCGCGCCGCCGCGTTTCTTCTCCACCACCTCCACCCCCTACCCTCTCCAGTACGACCTCATCGTCAACCGCCCGACCCAGTCCTCGCTCGCCAGGACCCGCCCCCGTctcggcggcggtggcggcggcgagagcgcccccgaccccgaccccgaccccgacccggACGCCTCCGAGAGGCCGGACGTGGAGCTCGGGTTCGACGACTGGGCGGACCGGAAGCTCT CGGGGGCGGATCCGGGGATGGACAAGTCGAAGAGGAAGTACTACAGcaagaggatgaagaggatgtaCGGGTCCGATTCCGAGGACGAGAGGAGGCGGAGTGAGGCGGAGGGCGGGTTCGTGGAGTTGAGGCCCGAGGTGGTGGAGTTCCATAGGTTGCacaagagggaggaggagctGTACTTCTACGATGCGTTCGCTTACCCGTGGGAGAAGGACAAGCATTACAAGATGGTGTATCAGCTGGAGAAGAAGTATTTCCCCGAGCATTGCCTCGATAAGGCGTTCCTCGAGCCTGGAGAGAGTGGTGGGACGAAGGGAAATGCGGGCGCGAAGGGGAAGAAGGATAAGGGGAGAGTGAACGAGGGCAAGGAAAAGATGGAGGATAAGAAATTGGTGTTCTttgagaaggaggagaagaaggatgGTGATGACTTGACGAGGGAGGAGGGGAAGAAGGATGTGATGGAGAAGAAGGTGGAGGAGTTCTTCAAGTGTTTGAAGAAAGTTCCCAGTGAAAAAAATGCGGTGACTGAGGGCGAGCCCTATGTTTTGACTCGAAGTACTGAACTTCCTCCGAGATGGGATGGGCCTCATGGGACGGTGGTTTTGATAAACAAACCCAAAG GTTGGACTTCATTCACAGTTTGTGGAAAGCTTCGACGCTTGGTCAAAGTAAAAAAG GTTGGGCATGCTGGTACTCTTGATCCTATGGCAACTGGATTGTTAATTGTATGCGTGGGTAAAGCTACCAAGCTAGTGGAGAC ATATCAGGGTATGGTAAAGGGTTATAGCGGGGTTTTCCGTTTAGGAGAGGCCACATCAACTTTGGACGCTGATTCGCCA ATCATCCAGCGTGAACCTTGGGAGCACATCAAAGATGAAGATATAAAGAGAACTGCGGCATCCTTTCTTGGAGAGATCTGGCAAGTCCCGCCAATGTTTTCAGCCATAAAA GTTGGTGGAGAAAAAATGTATGATAAAGCCAGAAGAGGAGAAACTGTCGAACTTTCACCCAGAAGGATTTCGATACTCAAATTTGACATTGAACGCAGCCTGGAGGACAG ACAAAATTTGATATTCAGGGTAATGTGTTCAAAAGGGACATACATCCGTTCTCTGTGTGCTGATTTTGGGAAGACCCTCAGCAG CTGCGCTCATTTGACTGCTTTAAGGAGAGACTCCATAG GGCAATATTCTGCTGATGATGCTTGGGACTTCAAGGATTTAGAAGAAGCTATAACCAAGGGATACTTTTAG